One Candidatus Cloacimonadota bacterium genomic window, CCCTCATAATTAATAAATTAAAATCTGCTTGTTTGATAAATTTGAAATTCTAATTCGTTTTATAATGGTGAATATCGAACTGCGAAACTTAAGTTAATAATGATATTTCTTCCCTTCGCTGATCGAAAATGCTCGATATAATTGCTCCATCAAAATCAATCTGATCATTTGATGGGTAAAAGTAAAATTAGAAAAACTCAAAATCAGGTTCGTTTTTTTCAGTATTTTTTCTGAAATTCCGTAAACTCCCCCGACCATAAAAATAATATTTTTATTGATTTTGGAAATATATTTGGAAAATTCGAGAGAAGTGAATTGCTTCCCTTTTTCATCAAGAACAATAATAAAATCATCTTTTATCAAATGTTTTTCGAGAATTTCTGCTTCTTTATTTTTTACGATTTCGATCGTATTTGTTTTTGTCAGGGCAATATCCGGTAAGATATTTAATTCTATTTTCGCATATTTTGAAATTCTTTTCTGATATTCCTTAATTCCATCCTCAATGAATTTTTGTTTGGATTTTCCTAAACAGATGATTTTTATTTTCATAAATCAAAAAATACTTATTTTTCCGTTTTGTTGGTTTTGCTGTGTCCGACTTTTAACGAATTCGTTACTAAATCATGCACTCAAAATCCCCAAAGCCATCGACAAAAATTTCGTTTCCGCATCATCTGCCCGGGAAGCGATCAGAATTGGAACTTTTGCTCCCATCACCACATGACAAACTCGATAATGACAATAATAAGTTAATGCTTTCCCGAAAATATTTCCTGCTTCAATATTGGGAACCACCAATACATCAGCATCTCCTGCAACTTCCGATTTTATCCCTTTCATTTCCGCTGCTTTTTTACTGACGGCATTATCAAAAGCAAGAGGACCATCGATCACACAATCCTTGATCTGACCGCGTTTATTCATAGTTGTGATGATTGCTGCTTCCACTGTCGATGGAATTTTATCATTCACAGCTTCAGTATGAGTTAATAAAGCTACTTTGGGATTCTTGTTCCCAAGTCCGTGAGCAACTTCGACACAGTTCTTCACGATCGAAATTTTCTCCTTTAATCCCGGAAGAGGAATAAATCCTCCATCACCCATTAAAACAACTTTTTCCGGAGTTTCGTAAGCCAGAACATCGCTCATGGTATTTCCGGTTCGAAGCCCGTTTTCTTTATCGAGAACAGATTTAAGGAGAGTTCCTGTATCACATTTTCCTTTTAAGATCAAATGACCTTTTCCTTCTTTTACCAGCTCAACTGCTTTTTTTGCTCCATAATTCAGGTCGATTCCAGTATCGATTATCTCAAATGAATCCGAAAATTCAGGAGCTTTTTCTGTTAAATACTTCGATATCGTGTCTTTATCACCTGTTAAAATACAATTAGCTAAATTCTCTTTTTTTGCCATGATCGCAGCTTCGATCGCAGTTGGTGAATGTGCAGCAGCGATGATAACGGTCTTGTTTTTCATATTCCTGACTTTGTCCAATAATTCATCAAAATTTTTTATCATTCTATCCTCCAAGATCATCTTTATAACTTTACTTATAATAACTTTTTAAACTGTTTCTACGGTCAAGAAAATTATTATTTTAATCTAAAAAACATCTCTAACTATTTACAATTCAATCAATTGAAATAACTTGACATCAAACAATGCTTTTTTTCTTTTGCTTCAAAAATTGTAAAAAAGGGGAAAATGGTTTTTATGAAGAAGTGGCATTTAACTCTATCAGCGACAGATTCTTCAAATACAAAAAACATCAGAATATCTAAAAATACCATACTTTTTTTGGGCATATCTACTTTTGTTTTTTTAATGCTGCTAATCGGATCAATATTTTATGTTATTCAAAACCAGTATAAGATTTATGAAGCCCATCAGATACTGGAAGAAAATGATCAATTAAAAGATAAGATTTACAGTCTTTCCTCAGAGATAGATTCAATTCTTGTTAAATTGAAATTGATGGAGGAATGGGAAGATAAAGTCCGTTCGGATAAGAATTTCAAAGAAATTAACAAAGATATTAGAAATATGGGTATGGGAGGTATTCCGCAAATCGATTCTACTTTTATCAATCTTGGAAAAGAGTTTAACCTGAATTATAATCATACTTTGAACAAATTAAACCAATTAAAAAGCAAAGTGGATTTCGACCTGAAAACTCACCATGAACTTGCTGATAAAGTAGAACTAAAAAAGCTTTTGTATTTGCAAACTCCCTCGATTTATCCAACTTACGGTCGCATCTCGGATACTTATGGTTGGAGAAAACATCCAATCACAGGGAAAAGATCTTTTCATAAAGGAATCGATTTTGGGAATGTCAGCGGAACTCCAATCTATGCAACGGCAGATGGGATAATAAAAAAATCGAGTCGGGAAAAATACTTCGGGAAATATATTGTTATTACACACAAATTTGGATATCAGACAAAATATGCTCATCTCCAGAAATCTTTCGTTAAAAGCGGTCAAACCGTTAAAAGAGGTGAGATCATCGGATTGATGGGAAATTCCGGTCGCTCAACAGGAAATCATCTTCACTATGAAGTTCTGAGATATAACCAGAATCGAAATCCCTACAAATATTTGAATAAATCCGAAGACGAAATAGTATTATCCAAAAAATAATCCGATCAATATATTTTGAAAAAAGCATATCTTTTTACAAACAGTTCAAATGCGAATTTTACTCAAGTAATAAACTCAATTCAAGAAGAAGATATTGTTATTGGAATAGATGGTGGAGCAAATTTTCTCTACCAAAACAAAATTTCTGCAGACTTGGTGATCGGAGATATGGATTCGATCAAACCGGAAGTTTTATCTTTTTTTAAGAAAAACACTAAAATTGAAATCTTTCCTTCCGAAAAAGATGAGACAGATTCGGAAATCGCTTTGAAATGG contains:
- a CDS encoding 23S rRNA (pseudouridine(1915)-N(3))-methyltransferase RlmH, which translates into the protein MKIKIICLGKSKQKFIEDGIKEYQKRISKYAKIELNILPDIALTKTNTIEIVKNKEAEILEKHLIKDDFIIVLDEKGKQFTSLEFSKYISKINKNIIFMVGGVYGISEKILKKTNLILSFSNFTFTHQMIRLILMEQLYRAFSISEGKKYHY
- a CDS encoding bifunctional enoyl-CoA hydratase/phosphate acetyltransferase; this encodes MIKNFDELLDKVRNMKNKTVIIAAAHSPTAIEAAIMAKKENLANCILTGDKDTISKYLTEKAPEFSDSFEIIDTGIDLNYGAKKAVELVKEGKGHLILKGKCDTGTLLKSVLDKENGLRTGNTMSDVLAYETPEKVVLMGDGGFIPLPGLKEKISIVKNCVEVAHGLGNKNPKVALLTHTEAVNDKIPSTVEAAIITTMNKRGQIKDCVIDGPLAFDNAVSKKAAEMKGIKSEVAGDADVLVVPNIEAGNIFGKALTYYCHYRVCHVVMGAKVPILIASRADDAETKFLSMALGILSA
- a CDS encoding M23 family metallopeptidase is translated as MVFMKKWHLTLSATDSSNTKNIRISKNTILFLGISTFVFLMLLIGSIFYVIQNQYKIYEAHQILEENDQLKDKIYSLSSEIDSILVKLKLMEEWEDKVRSDKNFKEINKDIRNMGMGGIPQIDSTFINLGKEFNLNYNHTLNKLNQLKSKVDFDLKTHHELADKVELKKLLYLQTPSIYPTYGRISDTYGWRKHPITGKRSFHKGIDFGNVSGTPIYATADGIIKKSSREKYFGKYIVITHKFGYQTKYAHLQKSFVKSGQTVKRGEIIGLMGNSGRSTGNHLHYEVLRYNQNRNPYKYLNKSEDEIVLSKK